The DNA segment GGGGACCCGGGGGAGGCACGGAGGCGGGCATGACGGAGTTGGGCGCCGCGGAGCATCGCTTCATCGAGGCGATGGGTCTGCTCTTCGAGAGACAGGGAGGAACGCGCATCGGCGGGCGCATGCAAGCGCTGCTGATGCTGGCGGACGAGCCGCTGTCGCTCAAGCGCATCGCCGAGCTGCTCAAGGTGAGCGCCGCCTCCGTGTCCACCAACATCCGCGCCTCCATGGCCATGGGGCTGGTGGAGCCCGTGAGCGTGCCGGGGGACCGGCAGCACTACTACGTCATCAACGCGGAGGGCTATGAGGGCCGGCTGCGCACCGCGGAGGAGTCCCTGAAGGCCTTCATCCGCGTGTGCCGGAGCGCCATGGCGACGCCGCAGCTTTCGGGCAAGCACCACCTGCGCGAGGCCACCGAGTTCTGTGAATTCTACCTGGCCGAGATGGCCGGCATCGCCGAGCGGTGGCGCGCGTCGCGCGCGGCCCGTCCCGCCCGGACTTCCAAGGCTTCGAAAGGACGCACCGCATGAACGCCGCCTCACACCCCATCGTCTCCATCACGAGCGTGACCAAGGACTACACCCTGGGCAAGGTCGTCGTCCCGGCGCTACGGGGGGTGGACCTCCAGGTGCACAAGGGAGAGTTCATCTCCATCGCCGGCCCGTCCGGCAGCGGCAAGACGACGCTGCTCAACCTCATCGGCTGCGTGGACACCGCCACCAGCGGCGTGGTGAGCGTGGCCGGTCAGGACACCAAGCTGCTCAGCGAGCGGCAGCTGACCAACCTGCGCCTGAACACCATTGGCTTCATCTTCCAGAGCTTCAACCTCGTCTCCGTGCTCAGCGTCTTCCAGAACGTGGAGTTCCCCCTGCTGCTCCAGCGCAAGCTGGACAAGGCACAGCGGCGCGAGCGGGTGATGCAGCTGTTGGAGCAGGTGGGCCTGGCCAGCCACGCGAAGCACCGCCCCAACGAGCTGTCCGGCGGCCAGCGCCAGCGCGTCGCCGTGGCGCGCG comes from the Pyxidicoccus xibeiensis genome and includes:
- a CDS encoding GbsR/MarR family transcriptional regulator, which translates into the protein MTELGAAEHRFIEAMGLLFERQGGTRIGGRMQALLMLADEPLSLKRIAELLKVSAASVSTNIRASMAMGLVEPVSVPGDRQHYYVINAEGYEGRLRTAEESLKAFIRVCRSAMATPQLSGKHHLREATEFCEFYLAEMAGIAERWRASRAARPARTSKASKGRTA
- a CDS encoding ABC transporter ATP-binding protein yields the protein MNAASHPIVSITSVTKDYTLGKVVVPALRGVDLQVHKGEFISIAGPSGSGKTTLLNLIGCVDTATSGVVSVAGQDTKLLSERQLTNLRLNTIGFIFQSFNLVSVLSVFQNVEFPLLLQRKLDKAQRRERVMQLLEQVGLASHAKHRPNELSGGQRQRVAVARALVTRPQLILADEPTANLDSVTGQHIIDLMKELNQKEGTTFIF